In Methanosarcina siciliae T4/M, one genomic interval encodes:
- a CDS encoding YbjQ family protein — translation MIIATTDTVAGKEITQTLGMARGSTIQAKHLGKDIMSGLRSVVGGELTEYSEMLEEAREKAINRMVVDAEKMGADAVVNVRFMTSMVMAGAAEILAYGTAVKILNK, via the coding sequence ATGATAATCGCAACCACGGATACAGTAGCAGGAAAGGAGATTACACAAACCCTTGGAATGGCTCGCGGCAGTACCATTCAGGCCAAGCATCTTGGAAAGGATATCATGTCAGGACTGCGCAGTGTCGTAGGGGGTGAACTGACAGAATACTCCGAGATGCTTGAAGAGGCGAGGGAAAAGGCGATCAACCGTATGGTAGTAGATGCCGAAAAGATGGGGGCCGATGCAGTGGTAAACGTCAGGTTCATGACCTCAATGGTAATGGCAGGAGCAGCCGAAATACTTGCATACGGGACAGCTGTTAAAATATTGAATAAATGA
- a CDS encoding DUF2099 family protein, with translation MKAATSREGAEPATSNNLIVQGMGGRMSELIETGPIDGIIK, from the coding sequence GTGAAGGCAGCGACATCCCGTGAAGGCGCGGAACCGGCCACTTCCAACAACCTGATTGTCCAGGGAATGGGTGGAAGAATGTCCGAGCTTATCGAAACCGGACCTATCGATGGCATAATAAAATGA